The following are from one region of the Carnobacterium gallinarum DSM 4847 genome:
- a CDS encoding sigma 54-interacting transcriptional regulator: protein MSNRKANVLSLLESRSDKLTAIVIATELDLDRANVSRYLNELYKENKIKKINGRPVLYQRLDKSEKKAQIEETEESFSHLIGSNESLKVVIQQAKAAILYPPRGLHTIIFGKTGTGKSLFAECMYQFAIESQTLPKEAPFISFNCADYAQNPQLLFGHIFGIKKGSYTGASEDRVGLMSKADGGILFLDEIHRLPPEGQEMLFTFIDKGTYRPLGESSQVYEASVQIIGATTESSDTLLSTFNRRIPMMITLPPLEERSIDERYELVATFLQKEANRLGQKIVVERDVLLAFMLYHAEGNIGQVQRDLKLVCAKAFLHYRTHQEKNLKISQKDLPLQVQKGLLRVKEDPEKMERLIDNKVSHFTYVSSDQNEESENDLSADMSVYNVIEEKVDEIMAEGNIENINLEELIATDMTKYFRDYVEKLSMSDIHQDLISDKLRNLTDRLYDVAEERLGRKYNPKARFAFALHLQSSLERIKENRQIIHPDLNNVRKNYSKEFQVAIDLSAIIEEDYQVEVPFDEIGFITMFLTIDISETAAPTEELVSIMVLMHGKSTATSMLETVQELLDTKVGIAIDMPLTMEVQKMYEKVKKTILTNREDYKNGLLVLSDMGSLTSFGNMLSEELGIRTKALSMVSTTIVLEAIRMASVGRTLEDIYQSCQMTFENMVKSSIKTEKPQQKAVLVTCFTGEGVAKHLNERISPVIDQSRTKIIQLQFLHREAFKQHIDELMEEYEIKAIVGTVEFDYQNIPYFSAYDIFNDEKLNILKRIVDEDIPIEQMIQSLEGTIRNVGSVHKLVMQSQKIVHQLQTDMHLIVEPGVDTGIIIHLAFLVERLKVGSMIREFPNLESFVKKYRLEMDLVKASLMTLEKQYQVVMVEDEVAYIVQMFIDNQVQLTINK, encoded by the coding sequence GTGTCTAATAGAAAAGCCAACGTTCTTTCATTATTAGAAAGTCGTTCAGATAAGTTGACAGCAATTGTAATCGCTACCGAACTTGATCTGGATCGAGCGAATGTCAGTCGTTACTTAAATGAATTATATAAAGAAAACAAAATAAAAAAAATTAACGGTCGTCCGGTTCTATACCAACGCCTAGATAAATCTGAAAAAAAAGCACAGATCGAAGAGACAGAAGAATCTTTTTCACACTTAATTGGTAGTAATGAATCATTAAAAGTTGTTATCCAGCAAGCAAAAGCAGCTATTTTGTATCCACCACGTGGACTGCATACGATTATATTTGGGAAAACAGGAACTGGCAAGTCTTTATTTGCTGAATGCATGTATCAATTTGCCATTGAATCGCAAACGCTACCAAAAGAAGCTCCGTTTATTTCCTTTAACTGTGCAGATTATGCTCAGAATCCTCAACTGCTATTTGGTCATATTTTTGGAATAAAAAAAGGTTCTTATACAGGGGCATCAGAAGATCGGGTCGGGTTAATGAGTAAAGCTGATGGTGGAATTCTATTCTTAGACGAAATTCATCGTTTGCCTCCAGAAGGACAAGAAATGCTGTTTACCTTTATTGATAAAGGCACCTATCGTCCCTTGGGTGAAAGTAGTCAAGTCTATGAGGCTAGCGTGCAAATTATTGGTGCAACAACAGAAAGTTCAGATACTTTATTGTCAACTTTTAATCGTCGAATACCTATGATGATTACTTTGCCACCTTTAGAAGAGCGCAGTATTGATGAACGCTATGAACTCGTTGCAACCTTTTTACAAAAAGAAGCCAATCGTTTAGGGCAAAAAATTGTAGTAGAACGAGATGTTCTATTAGCCTTTATGTTGTATCATGCAGAAGGCAATATTGGACAAGTACAACGTGATTTAAAACTAGTTTGTGCGAAAGCCTTTCTACATTACCGGACGCATCAAGAAAAAAATTTGAAAATTTCACAAAAAGATTTACCTTTGCAAGTTCAAAAAGGTTTATTAAGAGTGAAAGAAGATCCTGAAAAAATGGAGCGCTTAATTGATAATAAAGTTAGTCATTTTACCTATGTTTCCAGTGATCAAAATGAGGAATCGGAGAATGATTTATCTGCAGATATGAGTGTATATAATGTAATTGAAGAAAAAGTTGATGAGATTATGGCAGAAGGAAATATTGAGAATATCAATTTAGAAGAATTAATCGCAACGGATATGACCAAGTATTTCCGTGATTATGTTGAAAAACTTTCAATGAGTGATATTCATCAAGACTTAATTTCTGATAAACTAAGGAATTTAACCGATCGATTATATGATGTGGCAGAAGAGCGGTTAGGACGTAAATACAATCCAAAAGCTCGATTTGCCTTTGCATTACATTTGCAAAGCTCATTAGAACGTATTAAAGAAAATCGCCAAATCATTCATCCTGATTTAAATAATGTTCGTAAAAATTATTCTAAAGAATTTCAAGTAGCTATTGATTTGTCAGCAATAATCGAAGAAGACTATCAAGTTGAAGTGCCTTTTGATGAAATTGGATTTATTACGATGTTCCTAACAATTGATATTAGTGAAACCGCTGCACCAACAGAAGAACTTGTATCGATTATGGTACTAATGCATGGAAAATCAACTGCAACCAGCATGTTGGAAACCGTTCAAGAGTTGCTAGATACCAAAGTAGGGATAGCAATTGATATGCCTTTAACAATGGAAGTTCAAAAGATGTATGAAAAGGTGAAAAAAACAATTTTAACTAATCGAGAGGACTACAAAAATGGTTTATTGGTTTTAAGTGATATGGGATCCCTAACATCCTTTGGCAATATGCTTTCAGAAGAGCTAGGTATTCGTACAAAAGCACTTTCAATGGTCAGTACAACGATTGTTTTAGAAGCAATCCGAATGGCGTCAGTTGGTCGGACCTTAGAGGATATTTACCAAAGCTGTCAAATGACTTTTGAAAATATGGTGAAATCTAGTATAAAAACTGAAAAACCACAACAAAAAGCCGTCTTAGTTACTTGTTTTACAGGTGAAGGAGTGGCTAAGCACTTAAATGAACGAATTAGCCCAGTCATCGATCAAAGTCGAACTAAAATTATTCAGCTACAATTTTTACACAGAGAAGCCTTTAAACAGCATATTGATGAGCTAATGGAAGAATATGAGATTAAAGCAATTGTCGGTACAGTTGAATTTGATTATCAAAATATTCCATATTTTTCAGCATATGATATCTTTAACGATGAAAAACTGAATATTCTAAAACGAATTGTTGATGAAGATATTCCTATTGAACAAATGATTCAGTCATTAGAAGGAACTATTCGTAATGTAGGTTCTGTTCATAAACTAGTCATGCAATCACAAAAGATTGTACATCAATTGCAAACGGACATGCATTTAATTGTTGAGCCTGGCGTAGATACTGGAATTATTATTCATTTAGCCTTTTTAGTCGAGCGCTTAAAGGTAGGTTCAATGATTCGCGAATTTCCAAATCTAGAAAGCTTTGTTAAAAAGTATCGTTTAGAGATGGATTTGGTGAAGGCTTCATTAATGACCTTAGAAAAACAATATCAAGTTGTAATGGTAGAAGATGAAGTAGCTTATATTGTTCAAATGTTTATTGATAACCAAGTTCAATTAACAATTAATAAATAA
- a CDS encoding DEAD/DEAH box helicase: MKLELPELQAYWEKLDYQEPSAIQEKVYEPLKNGTDVVGISPTGTGKTVAYTLPILAKTTIKGGLQTIIITPSQELAVQVAAVVKEWGKEVGLTVQPLIGGASIKRQLEKLKQKPEIIVGTAGRILEITEMKKLKLHQVATVILDEADQLLQQEQLATVRKVVAKIPNNPQMGFFSATSNELMKDLPKWFNVEPEWIDATDEDTSAGKVLHAYIETPNRKRTEMLKRLTQITDFRGLVFINNVANLVTVAEKLSYEGVSVAVLHGEKYKTERQHALQQFRNGKVKLLLTTDVASRGLDIQGLPYVIQYDIPVTKESYIHRSGRTARMGKAGTVLTLVNERDMREFKKVIAPLELELTRLYLFGGELVDQRPETVKDEVPEIAKLKSKTKEKEKNNEAPKKETKTEVVQPIVKKKKKKKDQKNKGARKKKKE; the protein is encoded by the coding sequence ATGAAACTAGAATTACCTGAATTGCAGGCTTATTGGGAAAAATTAGACTATCAAGAGCCGTCTGCGATACAAGAAAAGGTCTATGAACCTTTAAAGAATGGAACAGATGTTGTGGGGATTTCTCCAACAGGAACAGGTAAAACAGTAGCTTACACACTACCAATTTTGGCGAAAACGACTATAAAAGGTGGTTTGCAAACGATTATTATTACCCCTTCTCAAGAGCTAGCTGTTCAAGTAGCCGCTGTAGTGAAGGAATGGGGAAAAGAAGTTGGTTTGACAGTTCAGCCCTTAATTGGTGGAGCAAGTATCAAGCGTCAATTGGAAAAATTAAAACAAAAACCAGAAATTATTGTAGGAACTGCTGGACGAATTTTAGAAATTACTGAGATGAAGAAATTGAAATTACATCAAGTTGCAACTGTTATTTTAGATGAAGCCGATCAATTACTTCAACAGGAACAATTGGCAACAGTCCGTAAAGTAGTTGCTAAAATTCCTAATAATCCACAAATGGGCTTTTTTTCAGCTACTAGTAATGAATTAATGAAAGATTTACCAAAATGGTTTAATGTTGAGCCTGAATGGATTGATGCAACAGATGAAGATACATCAGCTGGTAAAGTTCTACATGCATACATTGAAACACCAAACCGTAAACGGACTGAAATGTTAAAACGTTTAACTCAGATTACAGATTTTAGAGGTTTAGTTTTTATTAATAATGTTGCTAACTTAGTAACAGTTGCTGAAAAACTAAGCTATGAAGGAGTATCTGTCGCTGTTTTACACGGTGAAAAATACAAAACTGAGCGTCAGCATGCCTTACAACAATTCCGTAATGGCAAGGTAAAATTATTATTAACAACAGATGTAGCTTCACGAGGATTAGATATTCAAGGGTTGCCTTACGTGATTCAGTACGATATTCCTGTAACAAAAGAAAGTTATATTCATCGTTCAGGGCGTACAGCTCGAATGGGAAAAGCAGGGACTGTTTTAACTTTAGTTAACGAACGTGATATGCGTGAGTTTAAAAAAGTTATTGCACCATTAGAGCTAGAATTAACTCGTTTGTATTTATTTGGTGGAGAGTTAGTAGATCAACGTCCGGAAACAGTTAAGGATGAAGTACCGGAAATAGCTAAGCTAAAGTCTAAAACAAAAGAAAAAGAAAAAAACAATGAAGCGCCTAAAAAAGAAACAAAAACTGAAGTAGTGCAACCAATCGTGAAAAAGAAGAAGAAGAAAAAGGATCAAAAAAATAAGGGTGCTCGTAAAAAGAAAAAAGAGTGA
- a CDS encoding Gfo/Idh/MocA family protein, translating into MLNLGIIGTNWITNQFVDAAIETGEYQLKGVYSRKVEQAEVFGAPYQATIFEDDLEKFANHPELDVVYIASPNSLHFQQAIALMKAKKHVIIEKPMFSNPEEWAQAVEVAKENQVLMLEAARHIHEANFGIVKEEIAKLDSIEGATFTYMKYSSRYDQVLAGKEPNIFSPHFSGGALADLGVYSVYAAVGWFGKPESVHYFAKKIATGVDGMGTIILSYPTFNVTLITGKMVQSYLPSEIYSLDKTILMDGVNAISSIEVIDWKQDQKQQIAEKPQKNPMVDEAKAFAKVINAPDIQENQAIYQEWLSLSQEVNQVLKELRDDAGIVFDADKK; encoded by the coding sequence ATGTTAAACTTAGGAATTATTGGGACAAATTGGATTACCAATCAATTTGTGGATGCAGCAATTGAAACAGGTGAGTATCAATTGAAAGGGGTTTACTCACGAAAAGTAGAGCAAGCTGAAGTTTTTGGTGCTCCTTATCAAGCAACTATTTTTGAAGATGACTTAGAAAAATTTGCCAATCATCCTGAATTAGATGTTGTGTATATTGCTTCGCCAAATAGCCTACATTTTCAACAGGCTATAGCCTTAATGAAAGCAAAAAAACATGTCATTATTGAAAAGCCAATGTTCTCTAATCCAGAAGAGTGGGCGCAAGCAGTAGAAGTTGCTAAAGAAAATCAAGTTTTGATGTTAGAGGCAGCTCGTCATATCCATGAAGCAAACTTTGGGATTGTGAAAGAAGAAATTGCTAAACTTGATAGCATTGAAGGGGCAACCTTTACGTATATGAAATATTCTTCACGTTACGATCAAGTATTAGCAGGGAAAGAACCGAATATTTTTTCACCACATTTTTCAGGTGGCGCATTAGCTGATTTAGGTGTTTATAGTGTCTATGCAGCGGTTGGTTGGTTTGGTAAACCAGAAAGCGTTCATTACTTTGCTAAAAAAATTGCTACAGGTGTAGATGGAATGGGAACGATTATTTTAAGCTACCCAACATTTAATGTAACCTTAATCACAGGGAAAATGGTTCAATCCTATTTACCATCTGAAATTTACAGTTTAGATAAAACGATTTTAATGGATGGTGTCAACGCAATTTCTTCAATTGAAGTGATTGATTGGAAGCAAGATCAAAAGCAACAAATTGCTGAAAAACCACAAAAAAATCCAATGGTAGATGAAGCAAAAGCTTTTGCCAAAGTTATCAATGCACCAGATATTCAAGAAAATCAAGCAATTTATCAAGAATGGTTAAGCTTAAGTCAAGAAGTCAATCAAGTATTGAAAGAGTTACGTGACGATGCAGGAATTGTTTTTGATGCTGATAAAAAATAA
- the sfsA gene encoding DNA/RNA nuclease SfsA: MADYQNIIPATFLERPNRFIALCEVEGQQETVHVKNTGRCKELLLPGVTVYLNHVPSATRKTDYDLIAVKKGDLLINIDSQVPNEVAVEGLRNGKIKLPEVKGKIVQLKREVTYLHSKFDIYFETDQAEKVFVEVKGITLENHGIVSFPDAPTIRGLKHVNELIKAVESGYLGAVCFIVQMETANYATINQAMQPELEQAIKNAQQKGVAIVAYTCHVSPSQITIKEQIQFK, encoded by the coding sequence TTGGCGGATTATCAAAATATTATCCCAGCTACTTTTCTTGAACGTCCTAATCGTTTTATTGCACTATGTGAAGTTGAAGGACAGCAAGAAACGGTACATGTAAAAAATACAGGGCGTTGCAAAGAATTACTTTTACCAGGAGTAACGGTTTATTTAAATCATGTTCCTTCTGCAACTAGAAAAACAGACTATGATTTAATTGCTGTCAAAAAAGGCGACCTATTAATTAATATTGATAGCCAAGTACCTAATGAAGTAGCAGTTGAAGGATTACGTAATGGCAAAATCAAGTTGCCAGAAGTAAAAGGAAAAATAGTTCAGTTAAAGCGTGAGGTTACTTATTTACACTCTAAATTTGATATTTATTTTGAAACAGATCAAGCTGAAAAAGTATTTGTTGAGGTAAAAGGTATTACTTTAGAGAATCATGGGATTGTTTCGTTTCCAGATGCACCAACAATTCGTGGGCTAAAACATGTAAATGAATTAATTAAAGCTGTTGAATCAGGTTATTTAGGTGCAGTTTGTTTTATCGTTCAGATGGAAACTGCAAATTATGCGACGATCAATCAAGCTATGCAGCCTGAATTAGAGCAGGCAATAAAAAATGCTCAACAAAAAGGTGTTGCAATAGTTGCTTATACTTGTCATGTAAGCCCAAGTCAGATTACAATAAAAGAGCAAATTCAGTTTAAATAA
- a CDS encoding aldo/keto reductase has protein sequence MVVSLLDRMPLNNGLTIPGIGLGTYGMDDNQVEETVFTALMNGYRLIDTASMYKNEVGVGRGINRAINAGISREDIFVVTKIWKTDAGLAKATQAFEDSFQKLNLEYVDMALIHWPDASDEINRETWQALEEIYASGRVKAIGVANFTRGDLLPLLKAAKIKPVVNQIEIYPGHRLEELTDFCASKNIVTMAYSPLKKGKLSSENKITKIAEKHNKTVAQIALRWSIEKDLIPIPKTTHKERLIENAAIFDFELSDEEMDILDNLG, from the coding sequence ATGGTAGTAAGTTTATTGGATAGAATGCCTTTGAATAATGGATTGACAATTCCAGGAATTGGATTAGGAACCTATGGGATGGACGACAATCAAGTTGAAGAAACAGTTTTTACAGCATTGATGAATGGTTATCGTTTAATTGATACGGCCTCAATGTATAAGAATGAAGTTGGTGTAGGACGTGGGATCAATCGTGCAATTAATGCTGGGATTTCTCGTGAAGACATTTTTGTAGTTACTAAAATTTGGAAAACAGATGCTGGTCTAGCTAAAGCAACTCAAGCTTTTGAAGATAGTTTTCAAAAACTGAATTTAGAGTATGTTGATATGGCACTGATTCATTGGCCAGATGCCAGTGATGAGATTAATCGTGAAACTTGGCAAGCCTTAGAAGAGATTTACGCATCAGGTCGAGTTAAAGCTATTGGTGTAGCTAACTTTACCCGTGGTGACTTATTGCCGTTATTAAAAGCTGCAAAAATCAAACCGGTAGTTAATCAAATCGAAATTTATCCCGGACATCGTTTGGAAGAATTAACAGATTTTTGTGCAAGTAAAAATATTGTGACAATGGCATATTCACCTTTAAAAAAAGGAAAATTAAGTAGTGAAAATAAGATTACTAAAATTGCTGAAAAACATAATAAAACGGTAGCTCAGATTGCTTTGCGTTGGAGTATTGAAAAAGATTTAATTCCGATTCCGAAAACAACTCATAAAGAGCGGTTAATTGAAAATGCTGCTATTTTTGATTTTGAACTGTCAGATGAAGAAATGGATATTCTAGATAATTTAGGATAA
- a CDS encoding YxeA family protein: MKKIVGILAVVLLAIVGFYYYTNYTGQDYYTQITTDGDPKTTKDDQGNKVTMYEYNLVAINKDGVEKKVTFNGFSGRPLRKEAYLKLSYNKKKGVLSWEEVQKSTIPEKASAKLK, encoded by the coding sequence ATGAAAAAAATAGTCGGTATTTTAGCAGTAGTTTTACTAGCTATTGTGGGTTTTTATTATTACACAAACTATACTGGACAAGATTATTATACTCAGATTACAACAGATGGTGATCCAAAAACAACTAAGGATGACCAAGGAAATAAAGTGACTATGTATGAATATAATTTAGTAGCGATTAATAAAGATGGCGTTGAAAAAAAGGTTACATTTAATGGATTTTCAGGACGTCCACTTAGGAAAGAAGCGTATTTAAAACTATCTTATAATAAGAAAAAGGGCGTATTATCGTGGGAAGAAGTACAAAAATCAACTATTCCTGAAAAAGCCAGTGCAAAATTAAAATAA
- a CDS encoding metallophosphoesterase produces the protein MSWMYYVAIIAVLLIVGAIYLYTQNHWLELTRIQVTIPFLANGLKNKKIVHLSDLHIPRQNVPLEKLIDKVKQEEPDLIVLSGDLVDVRGEMPKLELALVAKELVAIAPTFAVTGNHDLKSGHLQEWESILTAAGVRVLIDEAEWLQLGSAGLVVMGLSEKEDFKALSAPILNGIQLNEGMQDQPKLLIAHRPEFFNQYYVDATKAPDIVFTGHAHGGQIRLPFIGGLYAPNQGRFPEYTSGVYYQAEMASKRMIVSRGIGNSTFPFRINNRPEIIVVSLN, from the coding sequence ATGTCTTGGATGTATTATGTTGCAATTATTGCTGTACTACTAATTGTAGGAGCAATCTATTTATATACTCAAAATCATTGGTTAGAACTAACGCGAATTCAAGTAACTATCCCATTTTTAGCAAATGGTTTAAAAAATAAAAAAATTGTTCACTTATCAGATTTGCATATTCCACGACAGAATGTCCCATTAGAAAAACTGATTGATAAAGTAAAACAAGAGGAACCAGATTTAATTGTCTTATCAGGGGATTTAGTCGATGTTCGTGGTGAAATGCCAAAGTTAGAATTAGCTTTAGTTGCAAAAGAATTAGTTGCAATTGCACCAACATTTGCAGTAACAGGAAATCATGATTTAAAAAGTGGGCACTTACAAGAATGGGAAAGTATTTTAACTGCAGCCGGTGTTCGTGTTTTAATTGATGAAGCGGAATGGTTACAGCTTGGTAGTGCTGGATTAGTAGTTATGGGACTCTCAGAAAAAGAAGATTTTAAGGCTTTATCTGCTCCAATTTTAAATGGGATTCAATTAAATGAAGGCATGCAAGATCAGCCGAAATTATTGATTGCCCATCGACCCGAGTTTTTTAATCAGTATTATGTTGATGCTACAAAAGCCCCTGACATTGTTTTTACAGGTCATGCTCATGGTGGTCAAATCCGACTACCATTTATTGGTGGGTTATATGCACCAAATCAAGGTCGTTTTCCAGAATATACAAGTGGTGTCTATTATCAAGCTGAAATGGCTAGTAAACGAATGATTGTTAGCCGTGGAATTGGTAATTCAACTTTCCCATTTAGAATAAACAATCGTCCAGAAATTATTGTTGTTTCCCTCAACTAA
- a CDS encoding glycoside hydrolase family 25 protein: MCYVKLQGAFCKVREVRIIYYLEKDPKKNSTKVIAISGVVLIFLVLLYVIISQVWGFSFFQKDDIKDFSVKGIQVSAEEGYLDWQGISDGGLSFAYIKATEGSSYVDDGYRLNWDRIKGTDIRRGASHYFSFDSPGATQAEHFLQVYQPENDDLPPVIMLELYDGKKENPPEKTAVQKELNAFIATVSAATNQRLILCVNQDLYQRYIQDTFPECDLWLVNTQQKPSLKSELKWTFWEYTEEGSLAQKSVKQESLDLVVYKGTKAEFKEFNGKI, from the coding sequence TTGTGTTATGTTAAGCTACAAGGTGCTTTCTGTAAGGTTAGGGAGGTTAGAATCATTTATTATTTAGAGAAAGATCCTAAAAAAAATTCAACTAAAGTCATTGCAATTAGTGGTGTAGTTCTTATTTTTTTAGTCTTACTGTATGTAATTATTAGCCAAGTATGGGGCTTTTCATTTTTTCAAAAAGACGATATAAAAGATTTTTCAGTTAAAGGAATTCAAGTGTCAGCTGAAGAAGGGTACTTAGACTGGCAAGGGATTTCTGATGGTGGTTTAAGCTTTGCGTACATTAAAGCAACTGAGGGAAGTAGCTATGTAGACGATGGATACCGATTGAATTGGGACCGAATTAAAGGGACAGATATTCGCAGAGGAGCGAGTCATTATTTTAGCTTTGACAGTCCGGGAGCTACTCAAGCAGAACATTTTTTACAAGTATATCAACCAGAGAACGATGATTTGCCTCCGGTTATTATGTTGGAATTATACGATGGCAAAAAAGAAAATCCACCTGAAAAAACAGCAGTTCAAAAAGAATTAAATGCCTTTATCGCAACAGTAAGTGCAGCGACAAATCAGCGCTTAATTTTGTGTGTAAATCAAGACCTGTATCAACGCTATATTCAAGATACATTTCCAGAGTGTGATCTTTGGTTAGTTAATACGCAGCAAAAGCCTAGTCTGAAAAGTGAGCTTAAATGGACTTTTTGGGAATACACGGAAGAAGGCAGCTTAGCGCAAAAATCCGTAAAACAAGAGAGTTTAGATTTAGTTGTTTATAAAGGAACAAAAGCTGAATTTAAAGAATTTAATGGAAAAATTTAA
- a CDS encoding ornithine cyclodeaminase family protein, producing MKVIEAQEVHQLLTMKKSIDVMKETFLKFQQKEYIQPIRRIDKLPDKEQNIFAFMPAYLGEDSYFGAKLITSFAKNQGTKYSSHLGYVMLFQSQHGNPVALIDASSITQIRTAAVSGVATELLANEDAKTLALIGAGVQARSHLAAILAVRSIEQVYVYDIFAKSAENFKTEMEAQYGCNVIICKSVESAVAEADIICTLTPSKEAYLKPEWIKQGAHINAIGTFTPTTREITSELMAQAELFVDDYDAIKKESGDYLIPLNEKIISDTHIKASLGELLTKEKSGKSSSKSVTIFNAVGLAVEDIACAKFIFEASEQN from the coding sequence ATGAAAGTTATTGAAGCACAAGAAGTACACCAATTATTAACGATGAAAAAAAGTATTGACGTTATGAAAGAAACCTTTCTAAAATTTCAACAAAAAGAATATATTCAACCCATTCGTAGAATAGATAAATTACCAGATAAAGAGCAAAATATTTTTGCTTTTATGCCGGCCTATTTAGGTGAAGATAGTTATTTTGGGGCAAAATTAATTACATCATTTGCTAAAAATCAAGGCACTAAATATTCTTCTCATTTAGGTTATGTGATGTTATTTCAATCACAACATGGAAATCCTGTGGCGCTAATTGATGCATCAAGTATTACCCAAATTAGAACGGCTGCTGTTAGTGGTGTTGCAACTGAATTACTAGCAAATGAAGATGCGAAAACATTAGCTTTGATTGGAGCAGGTGTTCAAGCTCGCTCTCATTTAGCTGCTATATTGGCTGTTCGCTCAATTGAACAAGTTTATGTATATGACATTTTTGCTAAGAGTGCTGAAAACTTTAAAACAGAGATGGAAGCACAATATGGTTGTAATGTGATTATTTGTAAAAGTGTGGAATCAGCAGTAGCAGAGGCAGATATTATTTGTACCTTAACACCTAGTAAGGAAGCTTATTTGAAACCTGAGTGGATTAAGCAAGGTGCTCATATCAATGCAATTGGTACGTTCACACCTACAACAAGAGAAATTACTTCAGAATTAATGGCTCAAGCTGAATTATTTGTAGATGATTATGATGCTATCAAAAAAGAAAGTGGTGATTATTTAATCCCGCTGAATGAAAAAATAATTTCAGACACTCATATTAAAGCCAGCTTAGGAGAATTGCTTACGAAAGAAAAAAGTGGCAAATCAAGTTCTAAATCTGTTACAATTTTTAATGCAGTTGGATTAGCTGTTGAAGACATCGCTTGTGCTAAATTCATCTTTGAAGCAAGCGAACAAAATTAA
- a CDS encoding PhzF family phenazine biosynthesis protein, with translation MFMNYYIVDAFAEEVFEGNPAAVFILDSWLSDDVMQKIAIENNLSETAFTVHNGKDYDLRWFTPGGEINLCGHATLATAFALYQEIEKEATILRFQTMSGELSVTREEDIYKMNFPSLLPKPIEITDAMIAAVGGKRPIEAYLDRDIVLIFEDEKDVRMMTPDFDKMKELPVGKGVLVTAPAKEFDFVSRTFFPKLTINEDPVCGSAHSNFIPYWAEKLGKTEMIARQVSPRGGTLLCKLEGDRVEIGGKAVLYATATLDHKFK, from the coding sequence ATTTTTATGAATTATTATATTGTTGATGCATTTGCAGAAGAAGTATTTGAAGGAAATCCAGCAGCTGTTTTTATTTTAGATAGTTGGTTATCAGATGATGTGATGCAAAAGATTGCGATTGAAAATAACCTTTCAGAAACAGCTTTTACTGTGCATAATGGCAAAGATTATGATCTTAGATGGTTCACTCCAGGTGGCGAGATTAATTTATGTGGTCATGCTACATTAGCTACAGCATTTGCCTTATATCAAGAAATTGAAAAAGAAGCGACGATTTTGCGTTTTCAAACCATGAGTGGTGAATTAAGTGTCACCCGTGAAGAGGATATTTATAAAATGAATTTCCCAAGCTTGTTACCAAAACCAATTGAAATTACGGATGCAATGATTGCTGCCGTTGGCGGTAAACGTCCTATCGAAGCATATTTAGATCGTGACATTGTGTTAATTTTTGAAGATGAAAAGGATGTCCGAATGATGACGCCTGATTTTGACAAAATGAAAGAATTACCAGTAGGAAAAGGAGTGTTGGTTACTGCACCAGCGAAAGAGTTTGATTTTGTTTCAAGAACCTTTTTCCCAAAACTAACAATTAATGAAGATCCTGTTTGTGGATCAGCTCATTCAAATTTTATTCCGTATTGGGCTGAAAAATTAGGGAAAACAGAAATGATTGCCAGACAAGTTTCACCAAGAGGCGGCACATTATTGTGTAAATTAGAAGGCGATCGTGTTGAAATTGGCGGCAAAGCAGTACTTTATGCAACTGCTACATTAGATCATAAATTTAAATAG